CCGACGACGCGCCAAATCCCCTGCGCCACCTTTTTTTTCTCTTCGCCTGCGGCCTGGCGCTGCGGGTGCTGGGACTGCCCAGCCCCTACTCCGAACTCATCTGGACGGCGCTGCTCCTTTTTTCGGCCGCCTCCGTCGCCCGCCGCCCCCCCCGGGACGACACCCCCGACCTGATCGCGCTTCTGACCACGGCCGACCGGTGGCTGTTCACCCTTTTGGCCCTGGCCGCCGTGGTGGGCTACGCCAACCTGTCGCATCTGGTGATTTCTGGATGGTTCCTGGCCCTGGCCTTTTTGCAATGCAGCCTGCGCCTCGGCCGCCTCATCACCCGCTGGCTGGACCGGGCCGAGGCGGCGGGCGTGTCCCTGTTCGCCCGTGGCGTCGTGGGCGGCCTGGTGGCCCCCCTGATCCACCTGGGGCTTTTTTTCCTGGCCCTGTACTGGTTTTGCACCCAGCTTGGCGGCCGCACGGTCTTTTTTGACATCCTCGACTTCAAAATCGGCTACCGGGACATCGGACTATCCGTCGGCCGACTGGCCCTTTTGGTGGTGGGTTTCCATGTGGCGCGCACGGCAGTGGCCGCCTTCAAGTCCTTTCTGCCCGAAGCGGCCAGGCTTCGCCCGGAATGGGACCAGGGCATCCTGGACGTGCTGTCCATTTCGGCCACCTATGCCGCCTGGGGCCTCTACGTCCTGTCCGGGCTTTTTCTTTTAGGCGCGAATTTCACCAGCCTGGCGGTGGTGGCCGGCGGCCTTTCCGTGGGCATCGGCTTTGGCCTGCAAAACATCGTCAACAACTTCATCTCCGGGCTGATCCTGCTTTTTGGCCGCTCCATCCAGGCCGGGGACACCATCCAGCTCGGCGAGACCTGGTGCCAGGTCAAAAAGGTGAACATCCGCAACACCGTGGTCCAGACCTTCGACAACGCCACCATCTTCGTGCCCAACTCCGACCTGATCACCGGCCAGATCGTCAACTGGACCCACAAGGACGCCCGGGTGCGCCGCGAGGTGGCCGTGGGCGTGGCCTACGGATCGGACACGGAAAAGGTCCGGGAACTGCTGTTCCGGGCGGCCGCCGAGCACCCCCGCGTGCTGTCCGAGCCCGCCCCCCTGGTGCAGTTCATCAATTTCGGGGAAAGCTCCCTGGACTTCAAGCTCATGTTCTGGGTGGCCGACGTGGCCCACGGCGTGTCCACGGCCTCGGAAATACGCTTTCTCATCGACCGCATCTTTCGGGAAGCGGGCATCTCCATCCCCTTCCCCCAACGGGAGGTCCGGGTGGTTTCCGGCCCCGGAGACGGCCCAAAGCCCGGGGGCAACGGGTATCCCGGCCTGGGACAGGCGCCGGACTGATCCATCCCGGCGGCAACGTCCGTTTTTTCCGGGGCGTGGACATGGGTTCCCTTTGCCGCAAGAGTCGGCTAGTATCACACCCGCTTCATCCCACTTGCAACGAGGCCGAAACATGTTTGGACGATCCTCGCGGAAAAAAGCCATCCGCCACGACGAAATCACCGCGTTTCTGGGGGCCGGAACCCAGTACAACGGCCAGTTCGACTTCCAGGGCACCGTGCGCATCGACGGCGGCGTCAACGGCGACATCACCTCCGACGGCACCTTGGTGCTCGGCGAGGAGGGATCCGTTGACGGGCGCATCCGGGTGGGCACGCTCATCTCCAACGGCCGCATCACGGGCGACGTGGAGGCCTCGATCCGGGTGACGTTCAACAAGACCGCCCGCATGGAAGGCAACATCTGCGCCCCGTCCATCGTCATTGAGGAGGGGGCGGTCATAAACGGCATGATGAGCATGGAATACGAACCCCGCACCCCGATACCGCAGCAGACTGGGGATGCGGGGCAGTGATCCGGCCCGGCCGTTTCCCGGCGCTTGCGCATTTCAGAAACTCCCGCTACATGGGGCAATCACCACGGCGCGTTCCGATGCTTTCTATCCCCGGACACCGCCACGCTCCGGCCGCCGCCGTGCGCCGGACGCCACACCGAAGGACGCTCCATGGGCCGATTCTATCTTGATGCCGAACATTTCCCCCTGGAAGACCAGATAAAGGGCCTAGCCGACGACGAACTCCTGGATTTCTGGGAAGAGACCCAGTTCGTGGAACGGGCCCTGGCCGACGTCGAGGACCAGATCCCCGAGGGCGGCCATGTGGAGTACGAACGGGTCATCCTGCGGGAGCTGATGCTGCGCACCTGCCTGCGCACCCTGGAACCCGGCCGCTGATCCAGCCGACCTCATCACCGTCCCCGCACCTTCCGCAGCATTTTGCCGCTTTTTTTCCGCCACCGTCTGGGTGTGACGCCCGCGCGCCGTGTCCCGCATACGAGACGCGGCCATGCCTATTCATACTTATTCTATAGACATTAGGAATGCCCTTTGCGCGATCCCGTGCCGATAATGAACCATTTTCTTCCCTTCGTCCTTGCACAGCTTTTTTTATCGTGTTATTTATTTCACAAATCTGGAAGCATGGAGGTAACATATGGCCGACTGCGAAATGATCGCCAAGTGTATTTTTTTCAACGACAAGATGGCCAACATGCCCGCTATGGCCGAAATGATGAAAAAGAAATACTGCCGCGGCGACAATACGAAATGCGCCAGATATCTGGTCTGCAAAAAGCTCGGCCGGGAAAAGGTTCCCGCCGACCTGTCCCCGGCCCAGACCGACCGGGCTCAGACCATCATGGCCTGATGCGCCGCCGCCCTGCACCGTAGGCCGCATGCAAAAAAAGCAAACGCCGCCCCCGGAGTGTCCGGAGGCGGCGCATTGTTATGGCGTATGGCGTTTTTCCGGCCTATTTGGGGTCCGGGCGGCCGATGCAATAGTAGACGAAGTTCAAAGCGGCCATGAGTTCGGGCGAATAGAGGTTCCGGCCATCAAAGACCACGGGCTCGGCCAGGGCCTTTTCAATGCGCGGGAAATCCGGATTGCGAAACTGGTTCCACTCCGTGACCACGGCCAGGGCGTCGGCCCCGTCCAGGGCCGCGTACTGCTCGTCCACCACGGCCAGGAGATCGTTCTCCGCGAAGTGGCGCTGGGTGTTGGGACCGGCGACCGGGTCGAAGGCCCGGATCTTCATGCCCTTGTCCGTCAGATCCCGAATCATCTCGAAGGCCGAGGCGTCGCGCACATCGTCGGTGTTGGCCTTGAACGCCAGGCCCCACAGGGCCAGGGTCTTGCCCGCAACCCCGCCGCGTACGGCGAAGTATTCCTCGATCTTGCGCGACAGCACGTGCTTTTGCCGGGCGTTGGCGTCATCCACGGAGGCCAGCACCCCGGGTTCGTAGCCGTACTGCCTGGCCGTGTCGATAAGCGCCTTGACGTCCTTGGGGAAGCACGACCCGCCGTAGCCGATGCCGGGATAGATGAACTGGTAGCCGATGCGGTGGTCGGAGCCGATGCCCACCCGCACCTCGCGCACGTCCGCGCCCACCAACTCGCACACATTGGCGATTTCGTTGATAAACGAGATCTTGGTGGCCAGCATGCAGTTGGCCGCATACTTGGTCATCTCCGCGCTGCGCACGCCCATGACGATGAGCTTGTCGCGGCTGCGGGCATAGGGTGCATACAGGGCCTTCAAAAGCTCGGCCGTGCGCACGTTGTCCGTGCCCACCACCACCCGGTCGGGCTTGAAGAAATCGTTGATCGCGTCGCCTTCCTTGAGAAATTCCGGATTGGACACCACATCGAACTCGATGTGTTCGCCGCGATTGCCGAGTTCCTCGTTCACCAGGGCGCGCACCTTGTCCGCCGTGCCCACGGGCACCGTGGATTTGTCCACGATGATCTTGTAGTCGCGCATGCCTGCCCCGATGTCCCGGGCCACCTGATAGACGTAGCTTAAGTCGCAGGAGCCGTCCTCTTTGGGCGGCGTTCCCACGGTGATGAACACGAACAGGGCGTTTTCCATGCCCTCGGCGATATTGGTTGTGAATTTCAGGCGTCCTTCGGAGGTGTTGCGCCGCACCAGTTCTTCCAACCCCGGCTCATAGATGTGAATGATGCCCTGGCGCAGATTCTCCACGAT
Above is a genomic segment from Desulfolutivibrio sulfodismutans DSM 3696 containing:
- a CDS encoding mechanosensitive ion channel family protein, whose translation is MAMIRGVRPLFAACFMAIAILAATPRPVAAQTTEGDDWKLVLRKNQEALILQASRFKSMETVLPRVLRDFRSELSALEALRDQLTVITSLTTGNPWELRAVLHGLDRLRGRGDALVEPFRATTEELGRIFEQIETLEGEFSRQSADKPEGEVGQAIDYYQRYVSGVKKALTRVKGSLDRELGPAMRLQTGIAEMEKNVRDRFSGAWKDFFLTPAPSVLSLGAWAEPGLKMELWMSSLGAYRSFFSGEQTTSPWDGLAKPAALALVALLAASVLSGRIIRRFPGLAGALKLRGVLRFAGLGLAFAWAAAASPFLLFEGLSVAAEIFFAAALLSVSRFLAIFLGEPGADDAPNPLRHLFFLFACGLALRVLGLPSPYSELIWTALLLFSAASVARRPPRDDTPDLIALLTTADRWLFTLLALAAVVGYANLSHLVISGWFLALAFLQCSLRLGRLITRWLDRAEAAGVSLFARGVVGGLVAPLIHLGLFFLALYWFCTQLGGRTVFFDILDFKIGYRDIGLSVGRLALLVVGFHVARTAVAAFKSFLPEAARLRPEWDQGILDVLSISATYAAWGLYVLSGLFLLGANFTSLAVVAGGLSVGIGFGLQNIVNNFISGLILLFGRSIQAGDTIQLGETWCQVKKVNIRNTVVQTFDNATIFVPNSDLITGQIVNWTHKDARVRREVAVGVAYGSDTEKVRELLFRAAAEHPRVLSEPAPLVQFINFGESSLDFKLMFWVADVAHGVSTASEIRFLIDRIFREAGISIPFPQREVRVVSGPGDGPKPGGNGYPGLGQAPD
- a CDS encoding bactofilin family protein; translated protein: MFGRSSRKKAIRHDEITAFLGAGTQYNGQFDFQGTVRIDGGVNGDITSDGTLVLGEEGSVDGRIRVGTLISNGRITGDVEASIRVTFNKTARMEGNICAPSIVIEEGAVINGMMSMEYEPRTPIPQQTGDAGQ
- a CDS encoding UDP-glucose dehydrogenase family protein is translated as MNLCIVGTGYVGLVSAACFAEMGNDVCCVDINPSIVENLRQGIIHIYEPGLEELVRRNTSEGRLKFTTNIAEGMENALFVFITVGTPPKEDGSCDLSYVYQVARDIGAGMRDYKIIVDKSTVPVGTADKVRALVNEELGNRGEHIEFDVVSNPEFLKEGDAINDFFKPDRVVVGTDNVRTAELLKALYAPYARSRDKLIVMGVRSAEMTKYAANCMLATKISFINEIANVCELVGADVREVRVGIGSDHRIGYQFIYPGIGYGGSCFPKDVKALIDTARQYGYEPGVLASVDDANARQKHVLSRKIEEYFAVRGGVAGKTLALWGLAFKANTDDVRDASAFEMIRDLTDKGMKIRAFDPVAGPNTQRHFAENDLLAVVDEQYAALDGADALAVVTEWNQFRNPDFPRIEKALAEPVVFDGRNLYSPELMAALNFVYYCIGRPDPK